The Tolypothrix sp. PCC 7712 region ATCTGATGCCCAATTTTCTCTATTAATGGGACTGCGTCCTAAGAAAAACTCGTAGTGAGTAATTGCTTGGGGATCTAGGAGTTCAATTAACCGATAGCGTTGGCGATCGCTTAAATTTTGAGAACGTTCAATCAATCCCGGTGCTTGACCAATCAATCGTTCTAAATTCCAAATCTGGGGATTAGAAAAGCCGAGAAACTCTAACCCCGACGCATCAATTAACTCAAACACAGTATTGATGTTGTAATCAATTTCCTGAGGATGGACATACATATCTGCAAAGTAGCCATCGCGTTGATTTTCCCAAGACCAGCGTTCCTGTTCACGCTGGCGCAGGCGGTTATTTTCTGGTAAAGCAGCAAATATTTGTCTTCCCACTGCTACACCATCAGTATAATCACCGCGTTGATCGCCTTGCAAAAGTGCGATCGCTTCTTGCATCAATTTAATTTCCCAACGCCCCAATTCACCATACACAAATATATGCATGATTCCGCCAGGCGATAGCTTTTTCGCTAAAGCTTGAATCCCGCGAATGGGGTCAGGGGTATGGTGCAGAACTCCCACACAGTTAATTAAATCGAATTCACCTGCAAGCTGCTCCACATCAAACAAACTCAGATGATGAAATTCTACCCTGGTTGCCCCTGATTTTTGACAGCGCTCTTGAGCTACAGCTAATGCACCAGCACTCAAATCGATGCCTACAATCGCCGCATCCGGATTGAGATGTACTAAGTATTCTGTTCCCACCCCCGTACCACACCCAGCATCGAGGATGCGGACATTGTTGCGTGCGGGTTTTTGTCCGGTACAAAAGTTATAGGCTGTCAGCCAGTTCCAGCGCCAGTTATAACCAGGAGGCGGTTCATCTAATAACGGTTCTGGAGGGAAGGGATAGGTATTGTAGAGTTTGGCGACTGCGGCACTAATTGCTTGGGAATCTGACATGGCGGGAGAAAATGAATTCGTAATTGATAATACCTTGCGGTCAGCCTCTTTGCGCCATCTAATTTGTGAAGATGCAGGAAGTTGTGGTATCTGGGAAAGGTTACAGGCACTCCATAAAACTGCAAATAGCTTGAGGCCTAACTTTCCAATCTTGGATCATCTTCTGGTGGATGCCAACCACCTTTAATCCAAAGCCGCCGCGCTTTGACAATAGAACTCTCATTATGGCGCTCATCA contains the following coding sequences:
- a CDS encoding class I SAM-dependent methyltransferase — encoded protein: MSDSQAISAAVAKLYNTYPFPPEPLLDEPPPGYNWRWNWLTAYNFCTGQKPARNNVRILDAGCGTGVGTEYLVHLNPDAAIVGIDLSAGALAVAQERCQKSGATRVEFHHLSLFDVEQLAGEFDLINCVGVLHHTPDPIRGIQALAKKLSPGGIMHIFVYGELGRWEIKLMQEAIALLQGDQRGDYTDGVAVGRQIFAALPENNRLRQREQERWSWENQRDGYFADMYVHPQEIDYNINTVFELIDASGLEFLGFSNPQIWNLERLIGQAPGLIERSQNLSDRQRYRLIELLDPQAITHYEFFLGRSPINRENWASDAKLMSAIPEPSPCIQGWRDSQQFFNQDYQIVRLNDAEWQFLLACDGNQTTAQILQSVDASLADVRSLQKQQIILLTPTSL